The Sphingobacterium bambusae genome includes a window with the following:
- a CDS encoding DNA gyrase/topoisomerase IV subunit A, with product MSEETNFPEENNDPNTAGQDQELNSTTIPLSGLYENWFLDYASYVILDRAVPHINDGFKPVQRRILHSLKEMDDGRYNKAANVIGNTMKYHPHGDASIGDAMVQIGQKDLLIDCQGNWGDPITGDSAAAPRYIEGRLSKFANEVVFNPDTTEWQLSYDGRNKEPVTLPVKFPLLLAQGAEGIAVGLATKIMPHNFIELIDGSIQVLKGERPNLFPDFPTGGQADVSNYNEGRRGGKIRVRATIEERDKKTLAITQIPFGTTTGGLIESVVTANDKGKIKIKKIEDNTAENVEIIVHLAPGISPDVTIDALYAFTACETSISPNTCVIIDNKPHFMSVNDILIANTHQTRDLLKQELEIKLHELQEKIFFSSLLKIFIQEGMYKHADYENAGDFQTVVTVLNRLFEPFFPQFYREIQPEDYKRLIDKPMSSITRFDVSKADEQMKALEDDIKVVRKNLKNLTEYSIDWFEHLRSKYSKGRERKTEIRIFDKVEASQVALANAKLYVNREEGFIGTGMRKDEFVSECSDIDDIIVFRADGKYSITKVQDKVFVGKDIIHIAVFKKGDERTIYNAVYSDGATGTSYVKRFAVTGVTRDKEYDISKGAKGSKLLYFTANPNGEAEVINIQLKPHSKLRKLTFDQDFAEIAIKGRGSQGNIVSKYPVKKITFKNAGVSTLAGRKIWFDDVLRRLNADERGRFLGEFDGDDKILLVYPDGSYEFSSFDLSNHFDTNLLRMEKYVPEHVYTAIHQDGKTGTYFVKRFKFDDQPVRKRITFINDSPGSKLILVTNGSAPIAKVNLLKGKSQTPESLEQPLNEIIDVKGMKAQGNRLSFHTVKTVKLLTEEIDLSIKVEKEEAAKATSGEGTDASGEPAEGAVDNTKNTETANTVVPAANDNVGFEITNPDDINLDEGDDAKSDDEGQTSLF from the coding sequence ATGAGCGAAGAAACAAACTTTCCAGAAGAAAACAACGACCCAAATACAGCCGGTCAAGACCAAGAATTAAATAGCACGACCATACCATTATCCGGTCTATATGAAAATTGGTTCTTAGACTATGCTTCATACGTTATCTTGGATCGCGCTGTGCCCCATATCAACGATGGATTTAAGCCTGTTCAGCGCCGCATCCTGCATTCCTTGAAAGAGATGGATGATGGTCGCTACAACAAGGCCGCCAACGTCATCGGGAATACCATGAAGTATCACCCACATGGGGATGCCTCTATTGGCGATGCGATGGTACAAATAGGACAGAAAGACCTGCTTATCGACTGCCAAGGAAACTGGGGCGATCCGATCACGGGCGACTCCGCGGCAGCACCACGTTACATTGAGGGAAGATTGTCCAAATTCGCCAACGAAGTTGTCTTCAATCCAGATACCACCGAGTGGCAACTCAGCTATGATGGGCGAAACAAAGAACCCGTCACATTACCGGTTAAGTTCCCGCTCCTTTTGGCGCAAGGTGCCGAGGGTATTGCCGTGGGCTTGGCCACCAAGATTATGCCGCACAACTTTATTGAGTTGATCGACGGATCTATACAAGTATTGAAAGGCGAACGTCCTAACTTATTTCCAGACTTTCCTACTGGCGGACAAGCCGATGTTTCCAACTACAACGAAGGACGTCGTGGTGGAAAAATTCGCGTACGCGCAACCATCGAAGAGCGCGACAAGAAAACCTTGGCCATTACGCAAATCCCATTTGGTACAACTACCGGAGGATTGATCGAGAGTGTGGTTACCGCCAACGATAAAGGAAAGATCAAGATCAAAAAAATTGAGGACAACACGGCTGAAAATGTAGAAATCATCGTTCACTTGGCTCCCGGTATATCGCCTGATGTCACCATCGATGCGCTTTATGCATTTACGGCTTGCGAGACTTCTATTTCACCCAACACCTGTGTGATCATCGATAACAAACCGCACTTTATGAGTGTGAATGATATCCTGATCGCCAATACGCACCAAACAAGAGATCTGCTCAAGCAAGAGTTAGAAATTAAACTGCATGAATTGCAGGAGAAGATTTTCTTTAGCTCTTTATTGAAGATATTTATCCAAGAAGGTATGTACAAACATGCCGACTACGAAAATGCAGGTGATTTCCAAACGGTAGTTACGGTGTTGAACCGCCTTTTCGAGCCTTTCTTTCCGCAATTTTACCGAGAGATTCAGCCAGAGGACTATAAGCGCTTAATCGACAAACCGATGAGCAGCATCACCCGCTTTGACGTAAGCAAGGCTGATGAGCAAATGAAGGCGCTGGAAGACGATATCAAAGTCGTACGTAAGAACCTCAAAAATCTGACGGAATATAGTATTGATTGGTTTGAACATTTGCGTAGCAAATACAGTAAAGGCCGCGAACGCAAAACGGAAATCCGTATTTTCGATAAAGTGGAAGCCTCGCAGGTAGCCTTGGCCAACGCCAAACTGTACGTTAACCGCGAAGAGGGATTCATCGGTACGGGCATGCGTAAAGACGAATTTGTATCCGAATGTTCGGATATTGATGATATCATCGTATTCCGCGCCGACGGCAAATATTCCATCACAAAGGTGCAGGACAAAGTTTTTGTCGGCAAGGATATCATACATATTGCGGTATTCAAAAAAGGTGACGAGCGCACCATCTACAATGCCGTGTACAGTGATGGCGCAACGGGCACCAGTTATGTTAAACGTTTCGCTGTGACAGGTGTTACGCGCGATAAGGAGTATGATATATCCAAAGGCGCGAAAGGATCAAAACTACTTTACTTCACCGCCAATCCAAATGGAGAGGCTGAAGTCATCAACATTCAGCTGAAGCCTCATTCTAAGCTCCGTAAGTTAACGTTCGATCAAGATTTTGCGGAGATAGCCATTAAAGGGCGCGGATCACAAGGAAATATCGTTTCCAAGTACCCCGTAAAAAAGATCACCTTTAAAAATGCAGGCGTATCGACCCTTGCAGGCCGAAAAATATGGTTTGACGATGTGCTGCGCCGCTTAAATGCAGACGAGCGTGGTCGTTTCCTTGGCGAGTTTGATGGAGATGATAAGATTCTGTTGGTATACCCCGACGGATCCTATGAATTCTCCAGTTTCGACCTCAGCAACCACTTCGATACAAACCTCCTACGGATGGAGAAATATGTTCCCGAGCACGTTTACACAGCCATACACCAAGATGGTAAAACGGGAACTTATTTTGTGAAGCGCTTCAAATTTGACGACCAACCAGTACGTAAACGCATTACCTTTATCAACGATAGTCCCGGCTCCAAACTTATTTTGGTCACGAATGGTTCCGCGCCTATTGCCAAAGTGAACTTGCTTAAAGGAAAAAGTCAAACGCCGGAAAGCCTTGAACAACCGCTGAACGAAATCATTGATGTGAAGGGCATGAAGGCACAGGGCAACAGACTATCGTTCCACACGGTGAAAACGGTAAAACTGCTGACCGAAGAAATTGATCTATCGATCAAGGTCGAGAAGGAAGAAGCTGCCAAAGCGACAAGCGGTGAAGGAACTGATGCTAGTGGAGAGCCGGCGGAAGGCGCAGTCGATAATACAAAAAATACCGAAACGGCCAATACCGTCGTTCCTGCAGCCAATGACAATGTAGGCTTCGAAATTACCAATCCGGATGATATCAATTTGGATGAAGGAGACGACGCTAAGTCGGATGACGAAGGACAGACGTCCTTGTTTTAA
- the msrA gene encoding peptide-methionine (S)-S-oxide reductase MsrA — protein MKATFGGGCFWCTEVIFQNTDGVNTVLPGYMGGKNDNPTYKEVCNGDTDHVEVVQLDFDEDKVSFEELLKIFFKTHNPTTLNRQGNDVGTQYRSVVFYHSDAQKESTNKFIQGLEEAEAFADPIVTTVEPAVTFWEAEDYHHDYFNQNPGNPFCAAVIAPKLQKFLKEYKA, from the coding sequence ATGAAAGCAACATTTGGAGGAGGATGTTTTTGGTGCACGGAGGTGATTTTCCAAAATACAGATGGCGTGAATACGGTTTTGCCCGGCTATATGGGGGGTAAGAACGATAATCCGACCTATAAAGAAGTCTGCAATGGCGATACGGACCATGTAGAGGTGGTACAATTGGATTTTGATGAAGATAAGGTGAGCTTTGAGGAGCTGCTGAAGATCTTCTTTAAGACACATAACCCGACCACACTAAACAGACAGGGGAATGATGTCGGAACGCAATATCGCTCGGTGGTATTTTACCACAGTGATGCGCAAAAGGAGTCGACAAACAAATTTATTCAAGGCTTGGAGGAGGCAGAGGCCTTTGCTGATCCGATTGTGACGACGGTAGAGCCTGCAGTTACTTTTTGGGAGGCGGAGGATTATCACCACGATTACTTTAATCAAAATCCGGGCAATCCTTTTTGCGCGGCCGTGATTGCGCCGAAGCTGCAGAAATTTTTGAAAGAATATAAAGCTTAA
- a CDS encoding N(4)-(beta-N-acetylglucosaminyl)-L-asparaginase: MNSRRQFIKKTLVGAAAATAVSQAIAAPGSRKGVKPIVISTWDFGVAANKAAWEVLKDNGRSLDAVEQGVKVAEADLSNPTVGKGGYPDRDGHVTLDACIMDELGNCGSVAALEHIAHPISVARMVMEKTPHVMLVGEGALQFALENGFERENLLIPSSEKAWQEWLKEKKYKPIMNIENKSFNTERLPGNQYNHDTIGMLALDAAGNLSGACTTSGMAFKMRGRVGDSPIIGAGLYIDNEVGGATSTGVGEEVIRTVGSFLVVELMRQGYSPEAACKEAVARIVKKKPDTAKEIQVGFLALNKKGEYGSYALQSGFTYAVCDAQKQDLVIKGKHIF, from the coding sequence ATGAATTCAAGACGTCAATTTATTAAGAAAACCTTAGTTGGAGCGGCTGCGGCTACAGCTGTCAGTCAAGCTATTGCAGCGCCAGGTTCGCGAAAAGGAGTAAAGCCCATTGTTATATCGACTTGGGATTTTGGTGTTGCGGCGAATAAGGCTGCTTGGGAAGTACTAAAAGATAATGGACGTTCTTTGGATGCGGTGGAACAAGGAGTGAAGGTTGCCGAAGCTGACCTGTCGAACCCAACAGTAGGAAAGGGGGGCTACCCCGATCGAGATGGACATGTGACATTGGATGCCTGTATTATGGATGAGCTTGGTAATTGCGGGTCTGTGGCTGCCTTGGAACATATTGCGCATCCTATTTCAGTTGCGCGCATGGTGATGGAAAAGACGCCACATGTGATGTTGGTGGGCGAGGGGGCTTTGCAGTTTGCGTTGGAGAATGGATTCGAACGGGAAAACCTGTTAATCCCATCTTCCGAAAAAGCGTGGCAGGAGTGGCTGAAGGAGAAGAAGTATAAGCCGATCATGAACATAGAAAACAAGTCGTTTAATACCGAGCGTCTTCCGGGAAACCAGTATAACCATGATACCATTGGTATGTTGGCCTTGGATGCGGCGGGCAATCTGTCGGGCGCTTGTACAACCAGCGGAATGGCGTTTAAGATGCGTGGCCGTGTGGGCGATAGCCCCATTATCGGCGCTGGACTATACATCGACAATGAAGTGGGGGGAGCAACCTCAACGGGCGTGGGCGAGGAGGTTATTCGTACGGTAGGTAGTTTTCTTGTCGTGGAATTGATGCGTCAGGGCTATTCGCCGGAGGCGGCTTGTAAAGAGGCGGTGGCACGCATCGTGAAAAAGAAGCCGGATACAGCTAAGGAAATACAGGTAGGCTTCTTGGCTTTGAACAAAAAAGGCGAGTATGGTTCTTACGCATTACAATCGGGCTTCACGTATGCGGTATGTGATGCGCAGAAGCAGGACTTAGTGATTAAGGGGAAGCATATTTTTTAG
- a CDS encoding C40 family peptidase has product MKRTTFAGICSTVFLLLLSITAINAQQKHSEQTIIEEKLAAFRINQALDKRTSIVELIPSDSSKAKYDIQITDPALRLPLEKEMVNIIGKVNIIVLPDTGIGEKKKGLINLSVANLRTQPSHAAEMATQLLLGAAVDILQKKAGDYRVRTAEGYIAWVPTSSVTPITEKELRIWNAGKRMIYTNEFGKSLSAPDQQSLRVSDLVYGNIMTLLAEEKNYYKVAYPDGRQAYIPKQEATLFTEWQRSRIPSAETVLQSAKTMLGLPYLWGGTSVKGVDCSGFTKMSYFMNGLVIPRDASQQALHGESIDILDNQGNFDTEKALKNLKPADLLFFAGGKNKNSNARVTHVALYLGDGQFIHAAGTVRINSMLKEAANYDDFQARTVVAARRYLGTSDPAVQQINNSSYYNNVK; this is encoded by the coding sequence ATGAAAAGAACAACTTTTGCGGGAATATGCAGTACTGTTTTCCTCCTGTTACTATCTATAACAGCGATAAATGCACAGCAAAAGCACAGCGAGCAAACAATAATAGAGGAAAAGCTGGCCGCATTCCGTATTAACCAAGCGTTGGATAAACGCACATCTATCGTCGAGTTGATCCCTAGCGATTCTAGCAAAGCAAAATATGACATACAAATCACTGATCCGGCACTTCGATTGCCGCTAGAAAAAGAGATGGTCAACATTATTGGAAAGGTGAACATCATCGTCCTTCCAGATACCGGCATTGGCGAGAAGAAGAAAGGACTTATCAACCTATCCGTGGCAAACTTACGTACACAGCCTTCACATGCAGCGGAGATGGCGACGCAGTTGCTATTAGGTGCAGCAGTCGACATCCTGCAGAAAAAAGCTGGCGATTACCGTGTGCGAACAGCAGAAGGATACATCGCTTGGGTACCGACCTCATCCGTCACCCCCATAACCGAAAAAGAACTTCGAATATGGAATGCTGGTAAACGAATGATATATACCAACGAATTTGGCAAATCGTTGTCCGCACCAGATCAGCAAAGTTTGCGGGTCTCCGATTTAGTGTATGGCAATATCATGACCTTGCTGGCCGAAGAAAAGAACTACTACAAAGTTGCTTATCCTGACGGTCGTCAAGCGTATATCCCGAAGCAGGAAGCAACGCTCTTTACCGAATGGCAGCGCAGCCGAATACCTTCAGCCGAAACCGTCCTACAGAGTGCCAAAACGATGTTGGGGCTTCCCTACCTTTGGGGAGGTACCTCCGTGAAAGGTGTCGATTGTAGCGGATTTACCAAAATGTCTTATTTCATGAATGGGCTAGTCATTCCTAGAGATGCATCCCAGCAGGCGCTACATGGAGAGTCTATCGATATTTTGGATAATCAAGGTAATTTCGACACGGAAAAAGCATTGAAAAACCTAAAACCTGCCGACCTACTGTTTTTTGCTGGCGGCAAGAATAAAAATAGCAACGCTCGCGTCACCCATGTAGCCCTTTACCTTGGCGATGGTCAATTTATACATGCGGCCGGAACAGTACGCATCAACAGCATGTTGAAAGAGGCCGCCAACTATGATGATTTTCAAGCCCGAACGGTCGTCGCTGCGCGGCGCTATTTGGGCACCTCAGATCCTGCGGTGCAACAGATTAATAACAGCAGCTACTACAACAACGTTAAATAG
- a CDS encoding dipeptide epimerase produces MDTANWSSKKMGKFTLRFRPYTLEMKHVFTVASFSRTTTPVVLTELEYEGTIGYGEASMPPYLGESQDSVSSFLNKLDLSAFDSPFETEEIIQYIDQLDQKNTAAKAAIDIALHDLIGKLLRQPFYKIWGLNPSLIPPTSFTIGIDTEEVIRQKVAEAGQFKILKVKLGLETDKMIIDTIRSVTDVPLCADVNQGWRNKEEALDMTHWLSERNVLFLEQPMPKEQIDDMAWLTERSPIPTIADEGCQRYKDVRALQGVYSGINIKLMKCTGMREAKKMAELARALDMKVMLGCMTETSCAITAAAQLAPLVDWADLDGALLIGNDIFDGMHVRDGNCYLPERPGIGIQRVQ; encoded by the coding sequence ATGGATACAGCAAATTGGTCAAGCAAGAAGATGGGTAAGTTTACCCTGCGTTTCAGACCCTACACCTTGGAGATGAAACATGTTTTTACAGTGGCCTCATTCAGTCGTACCACAACGCCCGTGGTACTTACGGAGTTAGAATACGAGGGCACAATTGGCTACGGCGAAGCCAGCATGCCGCCCTACTTGGGCGAGTCGCAGGACAGCGTCAGCTCCTTTCTGAACAAGTTAGACCTGTCTGCCTTCGATTCGCCGTTTGAAACCGAAGAAATTATACAATACATCGATCAGCTCGATCAAAAAAATACAGCAGCAAAAGCAGCTATAGACATCGCCTTACACGACCTGATCGGCAAGTTGCTGCGGCAGCCTTTTTACAAAATCTGGGGCTTAAACCCATCCCTGATACCGCCGACGTCCTTTACAATAGGCATTGATACTGAAGAGGTCATCCGCCAAAAAGTTGCCGAAGCCGGACAGTTCAAAATCTTGAAGGTAAAACTAGGCCTTGAGACCGATAAAATGATCATCGATACCATCCGTTCCGTGACAGATGTGCCGCTGTGCGCCGATGTCAACCAAGGCTGGCGAAACAAAGAAGAAGCTTTGGACATGACCCATTGGTTGAGCGAACGAAATGTCCTTTTTTTGGAGCAACCCATGCCCAAGGAGCAGATAGACGATATGGCTTGGTTGACCGAGCGGTCTCCCATACCCACGATAGCCGACGAGGGTTGCCAACGTTATAAAGATGTCCGAGCGCTACAGGGCGTGTACAGTGGTATTAACATAAAACTGATGAAATGCACCGGAATGCGCGAAGCCAAAAAAATGGCTGAGCTTGCACGCGCATTGGACATGAAAGTCATGTTGGGCTGCATGACCGAAACTTCCTGTGCCATTACAGCGGCCGCTCAGCTGGCGCCACTGGTTGATTGGGCAGATCTTGATGGCGCACTCCTCATTGGCAACGACATCTTTGACGGCATGCACGTGCGTGACGGTAATTGCTACCTGCCCGAAAGGCCTGGTATAGGTATCCAACGCGTCCAGTAA
- a CDS encoding SusC/RagA family TonB-linked outer membrane protein, with amino-acid sequence MNKKLLTSLCITACSAIQIVQAQQTTLAGKITDATGSPIAGVTITLKGSQQGTSTNESGLFTLPVPPNATLILSAVGYVSQEILIDGQKTLQVTMQSDGTALDEVMVVAYGTAKKSTYTGSAATVTPKEIEGQPITSFENALNGRVAGLQVSTGSGQAGATSNIRIRGIGSMNASNEPLYVIDGVPVISGNVGQMSGQLYATSNVMSTLNPADIASITILKDAAASSLYGSRAANGVIVITTKQGSTGKATVNLRSSIGITPNWATDNYEAADPQAQINMEYQIFHDYRTSNRNNATGVNYTDAEASTYALNQINNRFNKHGYRFEVDDVSRMSNVRILGMEDGIENRTGKYFDWEDYLFRKGIFQTNDLSISGGSENTKYYSSLSYTKDKGRAIINEYERIAGRVNLNQRVFKNVTYNINLHVANTDKTGFNDTRSTGSNPFFQSRNLLFPFYWPTDYKTGKPWTAQYGSLAFNADYYNDQWDNSTGTLKLGAVQSLSWEIVSGLTAKTIFSFDNTAVRDDLYYSALHFNGATDRGSASKWNTNIRKYVSSSTLNYNKTIDLHKINLLAGYEAEKNSTDYQFSNGINLGSSSSSSIGTGANFRADSDIWGNNLLSSLGRIDYNFDERYFAGASIRRDGSSRFHPDSRWGTFWSVSGAWSIHKERFLSDSPIVSTLRLRASYGVNGTLPNDNFAWRTLMYYKYNYKGSPGGLVSDGSLVNIDKGLGNTKLTWEKSNTYDLALEFGFLQNRITGSVEYFNRDSKDLLQDVPTSGTTGFTRALQNVGVINNSGIELDLGGDIIRKENFSWSLRANAAFLSSRVKSLNAGNDILWNDPTGGDGRAQFIYREGESVLAFYGYEWAGVHPDNGRNVWYTNNETSDFEYQGRAASYSYSKASQVIIGSAVPTVYGGINSDLTYKGFSLALNFAYKLGGKLYDGAEKDVNDDGYYWERIRSQQYYENMWSPTNPTGSQPKIDGNDLTDAIQFSSRHIYDASFLRLKNINLAYTLPTALTQRAKITQARLFFNGTNLLTASAYKMADPEVGQFGTRGWETPLGKTYTFGIELNF; translated from the coding sequence ATGAACAAGAAACTACTAACCTCCCTCTGTATAACGGCCTGCAGCGCTATACAGATTGTGCAAGCACAACAAACTACCTTAGCCGGAAAGATCACCGATGCTACGGGCTCACCGATTGCCGGCGTGACCATCACGCTGAAAGGTAGTCAGCAGGGCACATCCACAAATGAAAGCGGACTTTTCACCTTGCCGGTTCCGCCGAATGCAACGCTGATCCTCTCCGCAGTAGGCTATGTGAGCCAAGAAATACTGATCGACGGACAAAAGACCTTACAAGTAACCATGCAGTCGGATGGCACAGCACTCGATGAAGTGATGGTCGTAGCATACGGTACAGCAAAGAAGAGTACCTACACCGGATCGGCAGCTACCGTCACCCCAAAGGAAATAGAAGGCCAACCCATCACCTCCTTTGAAAATGCGCTGAACGGTCGCGTCGCGGGTCTGCAGGTGTCTACCGGATCGGGACAAGCGGGAGCTACCTCAAACATCCGCATCCGTGGTATCGGATCAATGAATGCTTCCAATGAACCACTTTATGTTATTGATGGCGTACCCGTTATTTCGGGTAACGTAGGACAAATGAGCGGACAACTCTATGCAACCTCTAATGTTATGAGCACACTCAATCCCGCAGATATAGCTTCCATCACGATCCTAAAAGATGCGGCCGCATCTTCGCTCTACGGATCGCGTGCTGCCAATGGCGTGATCGTGATTACCACGAAACAAGGATCCACGGGAAAAGCAACGGTCAACCTACGTTCTTCCATCGGTATCACCCCCAATTGGGCCACCGACAACTATGAAGCAGCCGATCCGCAGGCGCAAATAAACATGGAATATCAAATATTTCACGACTACCGAACGTCCAATAGGAACAATGCCACCGGCGTAAACTATACGGATGCCGAAGCCAGCACATATGCGCTCAATCAGATAAACAATCGCTTTAATAAACACGGATACCGATTTGAAGTTGATGATGTTTCCCGCATGTCCAATGTTCGGATACTGGGTATGGAGGATGGAATAGAGAACCGGACAGGGAAATATTTTGATTGGGAAGATTACCTGTTCAGGAAAGGTATATTCCAAACAAATGACCTATCAATTAGTGGGGGTTCCGAGAACACAAAATACTACAGTTCGCTTTCCTACACCAAAGACAAAGGTCGGGCGATCATCAACGAATACGAACGCATCGCTGGGCGGGTCAACCTAAATCAACGTGTGTTTAAAAACGTAACCTACAACATCAATCTCCATGTCGCCAATACCGACAAAACTGGTTTCAACGATACCCGGAGCACCGGATCCAACCCATTCTTCCAGTCAAGAAACCTTTTATTTCCATTCTATTGGCCAACAGACTATAAAACAGGAAAACCTTGGACAGCCCAATATGGAAGCTTAGCGTTTAATGCCGATTATTACAATGATCAGTGGGACAATAGTACAGGTACCCTAAAACTCGGCGCCGTACAATCCCTTTCTTGGGAAATCGTCTCGGGATTGACAGCAAAAACCATTTTTTCCTTCGATAACACGGCTGTACGCGACGACCTATACTATTCAGCCCTGCATTTCAATGGGGCGACCGATCGCGGTTCAGCCAGCAAATGGAACACCAATATACGGAAATATGTATCTTCAAGTACACTGAACTACAATAAAACTATAGATTTACATAAAATCAACTTATTAGCTGGTTATGAAGCCGAAAAGAATAGCACAGATTACCAATTTAGCAACGGCATAAATTTAGGCTCTAGCAGCAGTAGCTCCATAGGTACAGGAGCTAACTTCCGTGCCGACAGCGATATCTGGGGCAACAACTTGCTTTCCTCTTTGGGAAGAATAGATTACAACTTTGATGAACGGTATTTCGCTGGAGCCTCTATCCGTCGGGATGGATCCTCCCGTTTTCATCCCGATAGTCGATGGGGAACGTTTTGGTCCGTTTCTGGCGCTTGGAGTATACATAAAGAACGCTTCTTAAGCGACAGCCCTATCGTTAGCACATTACGTCTTCGCGCATCCTACGGCGTGAATGGCACCTTGCCCAACGATAACTTTGCCTGGCGAACGCTGATGTACTATAAATACAACTACAAAGGTAGTCCAGGTGGCCTTGTTAGCGATGGCTCACTCGTAAACATTGATAAAGGACTTGGCAACACCAAACTTACTTGGGAGAAAAGCAACACTTATGATCTAGCGTTAGAATTTGGCTTTCTACAAAATCGAATTACTGGATCCGTGGAATACTTTAACCGCGATTCCAAAGATCTCCTGCAAGACGTACCCACCTCTGGAACCACGGGCTTTACACGTGCGCTGCAGAATGTCGGTGTGATCAATAACAGCGGTATTGAACTGGACCTCGGTGGAGATATCATCCGCAAGGAAAATTTCTCGTGGTCATTGCGTGCCAATGCCGCCTTCCTTTCTTCACGTGTCAAATCGCTCAATGCGGGGAACGATATCCTCTGGAACGATCCTACCGGTGGCGATGGCCGTGCCCAATTTATCTATAGAGAGGGCGAATCGGTACTCGCTTTCTATGGATACGAGTGGGCTGGGGTGCACCCGGACAATGGACGAAATGTGTGGTACACCAACAATGAAACCAGCGACTTCGAATATCAAGGTCGAGCAGCCAGCTACAGCTATTCCAAAGCGAGCCAAGTAATTATCGGAAGCGCTGTGCCAACCGTTTATGGAGGTATCAATAGCGACTTGACCTATAAGGGATTTTCGCTGGCACTGAATTTCGCGTACAAACTGGGTGGAAAGCTTTATGACGGAGCAGAGAAAGACGTCAACGATGATGGCTACTATTGGGAACGTATACGCTCCCAGCAGTACTACGAAAATATGTGGTCGCCAACAAATCCTACAGGCAGTCAACCCAAGATCGATGGAAACGACTTAACCGATGCCATACAGTTTAGTAGCAGGCATATCTATGATGCGTCATTCCTACGATTAAAAAATATCAACTTGGCCTACACCTTGCCCACAGCCCTTACCCAGCGTGCGAAGATTACGCAGGCACGCTTATTTTTCAATGGCACCAACCTGCTAACGGCTTCCGCCTACAAAATGGCTGACCCCGAGGTTGGTCAATTTGGCACCCGAGGCTGGGAAACACCTTTGGGAAAAACCTATACTTTCGGTATCGAACTAAACTTCTAA